Genomic DNA from Acidisoma sp. PAMC 29798:
CTTCTGCATGAAATTGAACCAGGGCACGCCTTGAATCTTCACGACGGTGGTCATCACCTTTTCGGCGTCGGCGCGCGCCAGTCGTGGCAGACCTGTGGCGGCCAATACGCCCGCGCCCAGAAGCGTTGCCGCGCGACGACGCCCGATCGCAGTATTGATGATAGTATTCGACATTTTCGTCTCCCTGATCTTATTTTTAATTATTATTGTATTTAGTATTCTTAGTGTCGGCAGATCGTCTATTCGTTACTGAGCCATCACAGATCGGGCAGCGTGCCTGCCTAGCCTGGGTCTGACGAAGCCCGACTATACCCACATCCGATCACTTGGCCATCCGTCATCTCTGCGCCGGTCGCGTGTCCTCCGGCATCACGCCGTCGATCAGGGCCTGGCAATAGGCGAGTGTCGGCCGCCTATCGTTGAACAGAATGCGATACATGATCGGCGCGACGACGTGATCGATGACCGCATCGATGTCGAAGGCCGTCTCGCCCCGTCCGGTCGCGCGCTCCGCGATGAACCGGATCTGCGCCTCGGTGAAGGCGCAACATTGGCCGATATTATGGCTTTCCGGGTCACCGCCGAGCACATCGCGGATCATGGCGCGACCGACAGGGGACGCCATCTCCTCCATATATTGCTCCACCCAGACACGCAGATCGGTCTTGACCGCGCCGGTATCGGCAGGGTCGCTGATGGGCCGCAGACGCGCGACCGCGACATCGGCCAGAAGCTCCGACAACTCGCCCCACCGGCGATAGATCGTCGAAGGCGTCACACCGGCACGCGCCGCGATCATGGGAATGGTCAGGTCCGCCCGCGCAGTCTCAGCTTCCAGTGCCCTGACGGCGTCATGGACGGAGGCCTGGATGCGCGCGCTGCGACCACCGGCCCGAATTCTTTCCGCAACCGCCATGGCCGCCGCCTTCCTCCCCTCACCCGCTTAACGCAAACCATTTGCGTTAAGGATCGGAGGCGCGTAGAAGCTTAACGCACTATATTTGCTTTAAGGATCGAGGCCGCCCATGTCCAGCACTGCCTTGCCGATCCCCGTCCATCGTGGGGCGATGACCATCTTCGCCGCTGCTTCTCTGGTGACGATCTTCGCGGGATCGAGCGCACCGACGCCGCTGTATCGCGTCTATCAGCAGATGTGGGGACTGCAGCCCGTCGTGCTGACGGTGATTTTCGCGGTCTATGCCTTCAGCTTGCTGGCGTCGCTTCTCACCGTGGGTTCGCTCTCCGATTATGTCGGGCGCCGCCCCGTCATCTTCGTCGCGCTCCTGGTCAGTGCCCTCACCATGGGTCTGTTCGCGACGGCCAACTCCGCCTGGGCATTGATTGCGGCGCGCGTGGTGCAAGGCATTGCGACGGGTGCCGCGATGGGCACATTGGGCGCCGCCATTCTGGACGCGGATCGCCGCCATGGACCGCTGGTCAATAGCATCATGCCGCTTCTCGGCATGAGTACCGGCGCCTTGGGGTCGAGCATCCTGGTGGCCTTCGCGCCCGCCCCCACGCATTTGGTCTACGTCATCCTGCTGTTTGTCTTCCTGGTGGAGGCAGCCGTGGTCTGGACCATGCCGGAGACCACGCGCCGGCGCCCCGGCGCCATCGCGTCCCTGCGCCCGCATGTCGCAGTGCCGCCACACGTGCGGCAAGCGATGCTGCTGATCACGCCGGGCAATGTCGCCGCCTGGGCATTGGGTGGTTTCTACCTATCGTTGATGCCGTCACTGCTGCGCGTCGCGACCGGCGCGACATCGCCGCTGGTGGGCGGGATCGTAGTGGCGACCCTGACACTCAGCGGCGCCGGTGCAATCGTCATGTTCCGGGATTGGCCGCCGCGCCGCATCCTGCCCATCGGCACGTCCGCCCTCGCGGTGGGTGTCGCGGTGACGCTGTTCGGCGTCTCCGCACATCGCGTCGAATGGCTCGTGGTCGGCACCATCATCGCGGGATTTGGCCTGGGCGCAGGCTTCTTCGGCGCTTCCCGCACCATCCTGCCGCTGGCGGGACCGGACGAACGGGCCGGGCTGCTGTCGGCTTTCTATGCCCAGAGCTACCTGGCCTTCAGTATACCGGCCATCATTGTCGGCCTGATGGCGCATTCACTGGGTTTAACGCGCTCGACCTATGTCTATGGAACGGCGATCATTCTGCTCGCCGTCATCTCCTTCGCCGCGAGCGTCACCTCCCTGCGCCGGGTGCGCAGCCTGGGGTAATCCTATCGCAGGCTCGCCAGCGGTGTGTTCAGCCTGAAGACGACTCCGGTGGCGGGGTAGGCCAGTTCGACGGTCGCGCCTAAGCCTTGCGCCAGGCTGCGCTCGATCAGGCGGGTGCCAAAACCCTGGCGCGTCGGCGGGGTGACGATCGGCCCCTCCGTCTCCTGCCAGAGGAACCGCAGATGCGGCTCGGTCTTGGTCTCTTCCAGCCACCAGCGCACCGAAATATGCCCCTCGGTCGTGGAAAGCGCGCCGTATTTGACGGCATTGGTGGCGAGTTCATGCAGCACCAATGCGAAGGACAAAGCCGCTTGCGGACCCAGGGTGACGTCCGGTCCGTCCACCCGCAGCCGGGCCGGATCGCCCTGCCCATGCAGCGCCGCCGCACCCTCCACCAAGGCGCGCAGGCTCGCTTCCGTCCAACTGCCCTGCATCAGCACATCATGCGCCTGGGCAAGCGCCAACAGCCGTGCCGTGAGCGCCTCGCGCATATCGGCCACGGGGCCAGTGCCGCGCAGGGTCTGCGACGTCATGCCCAGCACCACCGCCAGGGTGTTCTTCACGCGATGCGCCAGTTCCTGCATCAGCAGCCGCTGGCGTTCCTCGGCCTCCTTGCGCTCGGTGATATCCACGGAGGCCCCTGGGAAACGCACGGCCACGCCATGCGTGTCCCGCACCAAACGACCCCGCGCCAGGACCCAGTGTACAGCGCCGTCGGCATCCACGAGGCGATGCTCATAGGCATAGTCGTCCGCGCTCTCAGCCGCGAAGAGACGGGCGAGCGCCGCTTCGATCCCGGCCATATCCTCCGGCGGGACATTGACGAGGAAGGCGGAGGTCGGGGCGCCGCGCGCGGCCACGGCCGGATCGACACCGTAGATCCGCGCCATATTCGCGTCCGAATACATCAGGTCCGTCGTCAGGTCCCAATCCCAGGTGCCGACCATGCCGGCGGCGTCCAGGGCGAGGCTCAAGCGCGCCTCGCTCACGGCCAATTCCTGTTCGGTCTGGCGTGTGCCCGTCATGTCGCGGGCCACCGCCAGCAACTTCTCAGGCGTGCCATCCTGGCCCGGAATCGGCGTCACCCGCACGTCCCACCATTTGGGCGTGCCGGCAAAGGTATTGGCCGGGCCCTGGAACTCGCCCATGCCGCCGCCCCGCGCGACGGCCATCGCCGCCTCAATCGCGACACGCGCCTCATCATCCGAGCCGTTCCGCCAAAAACCGATCCACGGACAGCCGCGCACGGCGTTAAAATCGCTGATCTCCATCAACTGGAGGCCGTTCTCGTTCATGAAGAGAATATTGCCGTCGAGGTCGAGCACCTTGATGCAATCCCCCGAGGAGCCAAGGACACCCCGTAAAAACTCTGCATCCGCGCGCTGCGCTTCCGCCGCGTTCCGCTGCACCGTCCTGTCGCGCAGGATCTTGATGAAGCCCTGGACGGCGCCGTGCTCGTCTCGCAACGGCATCATTTCGCCATTCGCCCAGAAGCGGGTCCCGTCCTTCCTCTGGTGCCAGCGCTCGTCGCTGCCGCGGCCCTTCTCCAGGGCTGCTTGCATCTCGGATTGGGGAATGCCGTGGCGGCGATCCTCGATGGTGAAGAAGACACTGGCGGGCAGACCCACCATCTCGTCCTCCGTCCAGCCGAGGATACGCCGCGCACCCTCGTTCCAGCTAATGACGAGGCCATCGAGATCCATGGCGATGATGGCGTAGTCGGTCGCGCTCTCGAACAGAGCTTCGAGGAAACGCTCGCGGGCAGAGATCACAGGCTGGTCGATTCGAAATCCTGCGGAATGGATCCTCTGACCAGACAGGGCGAGACGAATAGCGTGCGGCGCCAGGCGCCTTGCAGGGTGCGGGTCGCGACCATAACCCAGAGCATTGCCAGACACAGAACCAGCACGCCGCCAATGGCGAGGATGAAACCCAGATGGGTTTGCCGGGCCAGCGCCAGGGTCGCGACGGAATAGACGCCGAGCGGAAAGGTGAGCGCCCACCAGCCGAGGTTAAACGGCATGCCGTGCTGCCGCATTGTCCGCACCGTTGTCAGCACTGCGAGCATTAGCCACCAGATGCCGTAACCCCAGAGCATGGCGCCGCCGACGATGCCGATGCCCTGCGCCACCTCCCCCACGCCGGGAAGCCCGGCTTGGGTGAAGACACGCGGCGCGTCCGCACCGAGAAGCAGCAAGCCGAGGGCGCCGGTGCCGATCGGCCCGAGTGCCAGGAAGCCGGAGGCCGCCATCTCCTTCGGCGGCAGCTTATGCAGCGCCAGCCGCAGCAGGAGAATGACCAGGAAGCTGAGAGCGAGGGGCACCGAAAAGGCCCAGAGAGCGTAGCCGACCACCAGCAGGCGCAAGGCCGCCTGGGGGTCCACCATATGCGGCACAAGTTGAGCGGCGCTGGCGGCCGCGACTTCGGCCGCGACGATGGGCAGCAGCCAGACCGCCGTCATCTTCTCCAGGCTATGATCCTGCCGCGTGAACATGAGGAAGGGCACCAGAACGCCGCAGGCCACGGCCAGCACGATATCGACCCAGAGCAGCGCCTGGGCGATGCCGAGGGCCGCATCCCCGAACAAGGGAACACCGAAGACGATGAAACCATTGACGATCGTCGCCAGGCTCATGGGAATGGCACCGAAGAACATCGAGACGACGGAATGGCCGAAGATGCGGCGGGCGCCGTCGAAGAACATCGTCCAGCGCGCCGCATAGAGAGCGCTGAAGGTCACGAACAGAAGGATATTGGCGAGCCATAGCACTTCGCCGATTGCGTGCAATCCGGGAATGGCAAGCGGATATTGGTTGATCGCCAGGGCGAGAATGCCGGTGCCCATGGTCGCCGTGAACCAGTTGGGCGTGAACTGGCGGATGATTTCGCGCAGCCCATCCTGCGGATAAGCACCCGTCGTGGTTGTGGTCACGCTCATCTCATCCGGCCTCCGTGCCTGTCGCCACCCAAAGCGGGTGAGTCATCATAGGCTACGGCGACGGCTCTGTCAGCGTTACCGGGCTGATCAGCAATCCAGCGTCGTGTCACGCTCCCATTGGGTCAGGTGCTGGGCATAGGCGTTCCAGTCCGCGTGCCGCAGCTTGAGATAGCTGCCGACGAACTCGGCGCCCAGGCTTTCGCGCAGCACGGTGGAGCCTTCAAGGGCGCGCAGCGCGTCCAGCAAGTTCAGCGGTAGGCGCTTCGCGTCCGTCACCGTATGACCGTCGGTATACATGTTGATGTCGAGGCGCGGCCCTGGATCGCGGCTATTCGCGATGCCGTC
This window encodes:
- a CDS encoding PAS domain S-box protein, whose product is MISARERFLEALFESATDYAIIAMDLDGLVISWNEGARRILGWTEDEMVGLPASVFFTIEDRRHGIPQSEMQAALEKGRGSDERWHQRKDGTRFWANGEMMPLRDEHGAVQGFIKILRDRTVQRNAAEAQRADAEFLRGVLGSSGDCIKVLDLDGNILFMNENGLQLMEISDFNAVRGCPWIGFWRNGSDDEARVAIEAAMAVARGGGMGEFQGPANTFAGTPKWWDVRVTPIPGQDGTPEKLLAVARDMTGTRQTEQELAVSEARLSLALDAAGMVGTWDWDLTTDLMYSDANMARIYGVDPAVAARGAPTSAFLVNVPPEDMAGIEAALARLFAAESADDYAYEHRLVDADGAVHWVLARGRLVRDTHGVAVRFPGASVDITERKEAEERQRLLMQELAHRVKNTLAVVLGMTSQTLRGTGPVADMREALTARLLALAQAHDVLMQGSWTEASLRALVEGAAALHGQGDPARLRVDGPDVTLGPQAALSFALVLHELATNAVKYGALSTTEGHISVRWWLEETKTEPHLRFLWQETEGPIVTPPTRQGFGTRLIERSLAQGLGATVELAYPATGVVFRLNTPLASLR
- a CDS encoding TetR/AcrR family transcriptional regulator, which codes for MAVAERIRAGGRSARIQASVHDAVRALEAETARADLTIPMIAARAGVTPSTIYRRWGELSELLADVAVARLRPISDPADTGAVKTDLRVWVEQYMEEMASPVGRAMIRDVLGGDPESHNIGQCCAFTEAQIRFIAERATGRGETAFDIDAVIDHVVAPIMYRILFNDRRPTLAYCQALIDGVMPEDTRPAQR
- a CDS encoding MFS transporter — its product is MSSTALPIPVHRGAMTIFAAASLVTIFAGSSAPTPLYRVYQQMWGLQPVVLTVIFAVYAFSLLASLLTVGSLSDYVGRRPVIFVALLVSALTMGLFATANSAWALIAARVVQGIATGAAMGTLGAAILDADRRHGPLVNSIMPLLGMSTGALGSSILVAFAPAPTHLVYVILLFVFLVEAAVVWTMPETTRRRPGAIASLRPHVAVPPHVRQAMLLITPGNVAAWALGGFYLSLMPSLLRVATGATSPLVGGIVVATLTLSGAGAIVMFRDWPPRRILPIGTSALAVGVAVTLFGVSAHRVEWLVVGTIIAGFGLGAGFFGASRTILPLAGPDERAGLLSAFYAQSYLAFSIPAIIVGLMAHSLGLTRSTYVYGTAIILLAVISFAASVTSLRRVRSLG
- a CDS encoding TDT family transporter, translating into MSVTTTTTGAYPQDGLREIIRQFTPNWFTATMGTGILALAINQYPLAIPGLHAIGEVLWLANILLFVTFSALYAARWTMFFDGARRIFGHSVVSMFFGAIPMSLATIVNGFIVFGVPLFGDAALGIAQALLWVDIVLAVACGVLVPFLMFTRQDHSLEKMTAVWLLPIVAAEVAAASAAQLVPHMVDPQAALRLLVVGYALWAFSVPLALSFLVILLLRLALHKLPPKEMAASGFLALGPIGTGALGLLLLGADAPRVFTQAGLPGVGEVAQGIGIVGGAMLWGYGIWWLMLAVLTTVRTMRQHGMPFNLGWWALTFPLGVYSVATLALARQTHLGFILAIGGVLVLCLAMLWVMVATRTLQGAWRRTLFVSPCLVRGSIPQDFESTSL